From Spartinivicinus ruber, the proteins below share one genomic window:
- a CDS encoding RNA polymerase sigma factor yields MPDMLLFVTNSSEDLEDFTIQNDNYEQVMQCLNRLPENLKSVLVYRFIEGEVP; encoded by the coding sequence TTGCCAGACATGCTGCTCTTTGTTACCAATAGCAGTGAGGATTTAGAAGATTTTACTATTCAAAATGATAACTATGAACAAGTTATGCAATGTCTTAATAGGTTACCAGAAAACTTAAAGTCAGTCCTTGTCTATCGGTTTATTGAAGGGGAGGTACCCTGA
- a CDS encoding formate dehydrogenase subunit delta, with amino-acid sequence MSNTHLEKLINMANHIAANLSHQHAPEQAAAAVANHINRFWARPMKDQIIQGLQERQSELEPIALKAVRQLAEQVN; translated from the coding sequence ATGAGTAACACTCATCTCGAAAAGCTAATTAATATGGCCAACCATATTGCTGCCAATTTGTCTCACCAGCATGCCCCAGAACAGGCAGCAGCTGCCGTGGCTAACCACATCAACCGGTTCTGGGCAAGACCAATGAAAGACCAAATCATTCAAGGTTTGCAAGAGCGTCAGTCAGAGCTTGAGCCCATAGCCTTAAAAGCAGTAAGACAACTGGCAGAACAAGTGAATTAA